In Chitinibacter sp. SCUT-21, a single genomic region encodes these proteins:
- a CDS encoding SMI1/KNR4 family protein, protein MAFDLNEEFIQAAEQALGATLPASYRQAMQQHNGGCVLAQGDSWQQHPIADTSDRKRLARSCNHILKETAFYQDCGFFPPMRSPLPAMVVAINWCLSAPHMPLTPRSIFGRMNQAS, encoded by the coding sequence ATGGCATTCGATCTGAATGAAGAATTTATCCAAGCCGCCGAGCAAGCATTGGGGGCGACGCTGCCAGCTTCATATCGCCAAGCCATGCAACAGCACAATGGCGGCTGTGTATTGGCGCAGGGAGACAGTTGGCAGCAGCATCCGATTGCGGATACTTCCGATCGTAAAAGGTTGGCGCGCAGCTGCAACCACATTCTGAAAGAAACCGCTTTCTATCAAGATTGCGGCTTTTTCCCGCCAATGCGATCGCCATTGCCAGCAATGGTTGTGGCGATCAACTGGTGTTTATCCGCACCGCACATGCCTTTAACCCCGCGGTCTATCTTTGGTCGCATGAATCAGGCGAGTTGA
- a CDS encoding DUF2004 domain-containing protein, with protein sequence MQLADFPEFDPAELEECYESTVQLHGHEVNIDLNFDSDSIEGEALQQLQACLASLEQYPAKVMAAIADDFDLEEDEGAARFYLQHHLEQFSEEELQAIFGATDIDKSAFMAAIQLTRIGVYPDESEYFMVCDVQFPEEYTNYLLAVTFDQEGELVSIDMES encoded by the coding sequence ATGCAATTAGCCGATTTTCCCGAGTTTGATCCCGCCGAGTTGGAAGAGTGTTACGAATCAACGGTGCAGCTACACGGGCATGAAGTCAATATCGACCTTAATTTTGATTCGGACTCGATCGAAGGTGAGGCGCTGCAACAGCTGCAGGCCTGCTTGGCGTCGCTTGAACAATACCCTGCCAAAGTGATGGCGGCGATTGCCGATGATTTCGATTTAGAGGAAGACGAAGGCGCGGCGCGTTTTTATCTGCAGCATCACCTCGAACAATTTTCGGAAGAAGAACTGCAAGCAATTTTTGGTGCGACTGACATCGATAAAAGCGCCTTTATGGCGGCAATCCAACTCACGCGAATTGGTGTCTATCCGGATGAGTCGGAGTACTTTATGGTTTGCGACGTGCAGTTTCCCGAAGAATATACCAACTATCTATTGGCGGTCACCTTTGATCAGGAAGGCGAATTAGTCAGCATCGACATGGAAAGCTGA
- a CDS encoding carbohydate-binding domain-containing protein, with amino-acid sequence MTKPAGAHLKITWANKTNAHNGDNFLATLTLTNLSDQPLPASGWAIYFNTCRKIKPETVSGNVLVTHVNGDFWSLEPKAEFGVVQPGETRTFDYEGLFWVISETDAPLGFYIVYDVGTPNAQMEVIGDPAIADFATPEQRHRNANDQVALTNAALTYEQNAGLSLLAADAISKITPTPLSYTAAAGEFVINKNTYIVHSADLANEAALLQASLHDVSGKTLQRAAITPAGASTIKLQIGSVNVSDTLAPNEAYQLDVTPQGIVITGASAAGVCNGIQSLRQLLPVAAFLNPQAELAVGACKVVDAPRFAYRGMHLDVGRNFTSKETILRLLECMSLYKLNQFHFHLTDDEGWRLEIPSLPELTEIGSLRGYTADETDNLVPCFGSGGDVAGKAGSGYYSKADFIEILKYATARHIEVVPEIDVPGHARAAIKAMNVRYTRLMAEGREAEAKQYLLCDFNDASVYESVQLWHDNVICIALESCYNFIETVLHDVKDMFAEAGAPFTTMHTGGDEVPHGAWEQSPICQAFMKEQGMTQIVELQNYFLARYRDLLKKYGLVFGGWEEIALVKKEVNGVHTHGPNPEFVNANFRPYVWNNVWGWGQEDFAYQLANAGYKTVLSNVTNLYFDLAYSKDPLEPGYYWGGFIETRGAFEFVPLDIFTTATVNLFGQPLDKDNIASKVRLTPEGTKNIIGIQGQLWAENIRNRGRLEYLAMPRTIALAERAWAKDPAWTSIADAAARQAKIDADWNEFANRLGQRELPRLDGFPRSEDFGGYGYRIPLPGVKVEAGKLYANTSAPGLAIRYTTDGSDPTPASPLYTGPVAATTTMKVAAFSSNNRRSRVVAV; translated from the coding sequence ATGACTAAACCTGCTGGCGCGCATCTCAAAATCACTTGGGCCAATAAAACCAATGCCCACAATGGCGATAATTTTCTCGCGACCTTAACGCTGACCAATTTGTCCGATCAGCCACTGCCAGCATCAGGTTGGGCGATTTATTTCAACACTTGCCGCAAAATCAAACCTGAAACGGTGAGCGGCAATGTGCTTGTTACGCACGTGAATGGCGATTTTTGGAGCCTAGAGCCTAAAGCCGAATTCGGCGTCGTTCAGCCTGGTGAAACGCGCACCTTCGATTATGAAGGCCTGTTCTGGGTGATTAGCGAAACCGACGCCCCGCTGGGTTTCTATATTGTGTACGACGTAGGCACGCCCAACGCACAGATGGAAGTGATTGGCGACCCTGCCATTGCCGATTTTGCGACGCCAGAGCAGCGCCACCGCAATGCCAACGATCAAGTCGCTCTGACCAATGCGGCACTCACGTATGAGCAAAATGCTGGCTTGAGCCTGCTTGCTGCCGACGCCATCAGCAAAATCACGCCAACGCCATTAAGCTACACCGCCGCAGCCGGCGAGTTTGTCATTAACAAAAACACCTACATCGTGCACTCGGCTGATTTGGCCAATGAAGCGGCTTTGCTGCAAGCTAGCTTGCACGACGTGAGCGGCAAAACACTGCAACGCGCAGCAATTACGCCAGCGGGCGCGTCGACGATCAAACTGCAAATTGGCTCAGTAAATGTTAGCGATACTTTGGCACCGAACGAAGCGTATCAGCTCGACGTAACGCCACAAGGCATTGTGATTACCGGCGCGAGCGCTGCGGGCGTGTGCAACGGCATTCAAAGTTTGCGTCAATTATTGCCAGTGGCGGCCTTCCTGAACCCACAAGCAGAACTGGCCGTTGGTGCGTGTAAAGTTGTTGACGCGCCACGCTTTGCGTACCGCGGCATGCATCTCGATGTGGGCCGTAACTTCACCAGCAAAGAAACCATTCTGCGTTTGCTCGAATGCATGTCGCTGTATAAATTGAACCAGTTCCACTTCCATCTGACTGATGATGAAGGCTGGCGTTTGGAAATTCCTAGCCTGCCAGAACTAACCGAAATCGGTAGCTTGCGCGGCTACACGGCGGATGAAACCGATAATCTGGTGCCATGCTTTGGCTCGGGCGGCGACGTAGCGGGTAAAGCGGGTAGTGGTTACTACAGCAAAGCTGACTTCATCGAAATCTTGAAGTACGCCACCGCGCGCCATATCGAAGTGGTGCCAGAAATCGACGTGCCAGGCCACGCCCGCGCCGCGATCAAAGCGATGAATGTGCGCTACACGCGTTTGATGGCCGAAGGCCGCGAAGCGGAAGCCAAGCAATATCTGCTGTGTGACTTTAACGATGCATCGGTGTACGAATCGGTGCAGTTGTGGCACGACAACGTGATCTGTATTGCGCTCGAATCGTGCTACAACTTCATCGAAACCGTGTTGCATGATGTGAAAGACATGTTCGCCGAAGCCGGTGCACCATTCACGACCATGCACACCGGTGGTGACGAAGTGCCGCACGGCGCGTGGGAGCAATCGCCGATTTGCCAAGCCTTTATGAAAGAACAAGGCATGACGCAAATCGTCGAGCTGCAAAACTACTTCCTCGCGCGCTACCGCGACCTGCTGAAAAAATACGGCTTGGTATTTGGCGGCTGGGAAGAAATTGCGCTGGTGAAAAAAGAAGTCAACGGCGTACACACGCACGGCCCAAACCCAGAATTCGTCAACGCCAACTTCCGCCCTTATGTATGGAATAACGTATGGGGCTGGGGTCAGGAAGACTTCGCTTACCAATTGGCCAACGCCGGCTACAAAACGGTATTGTCGAACGTAACGAACTTGTACTTCGACTTGGCCTACAGCAAAGACCCGCTTGAGCCTGGCTACTACTGGGGCGGCTTTATCGAAACGCGCGGCGCGTTTGAATTTGTACCGCTCGATATTTTCACCACCGCCACGGTCAATCTATTTGGCCAGCCGCTGGATAAAGACAATATCGCCAGCAAAGTGCGCCTGACGCCAGAAGGAACCAAAAACATCATCGGTATTCAAGGGCAATTGTGGGCGGAAAACATCCGCAACCGCGGCCGTCTGGAATACTTGGCGATGCCACGCACGATCGCTTTGGCAGAGCGCGCTTGGGCGAAAGACCCCGCTTGGACTTCGATCGCCGATGCCGCCGCGCGTCAAGCCAAGATCGACGCGGATTGGAACGAATTTGCCAACCGCTTGGGCCAACGCGAATTGCCACGCCTCGATGGCTTCCCACGTTCGGAAGACTTCGGCGGCTACGGCTACCGTATCCCATTGCCGGGCGTGAAAGTCGAAGCGGGCAAGCTGTACGCCAACACATCGGCGCCCGGCTTGGCGATTCGCTACACCACCGACGGCTCAGACCCAACGCCAGCCTCGCCGCTGTACACCGGCCCAGTCGCTGCCACCACAACGATGAAAGTTGCAGCGTTTAGCAGCAACAACCGCCGCAGCCGCGTTGTTGCGGTATAA
- a CDS encoding AraC family transcriptional regulator, whose translation MLIREWIGNSQGHAWRLNHHIAEELPFNLHFHPEYELTLTLGGHGQRHIGSDLQAFGECDLALVAPNQPHSWQAAARNDGHKIELQVVLFRLDWLVSLAENGMPELRHLCQWLANIRQGVVFSASCTQTIIPRLAHLHELSGLKRLTALLDILTELEHDPAPRFIDGQLSQLDPDRRLVRAMAHLQDHYQHTITLEQLAQVATCSTTTLKRLFAQQMQSSFSQELTRLRIAHACNLLLTTERGIDWVASQSGYPCLSHFYQQFSERQGMTPNAFRKQSKTSVSA comes from the coding sequence ATGTTAATACGGGAATGGATAGGCAATTCGCAAGGGCATGCATGGCGCCTGAATCATCACATTGCCGAAGAGTTGCCGTTTAATCTGCATTTTCACCCGGAATACGAGCTAACACTGACCTTGGGTGGCCATGGCCAACGCCATATTGGCTCGGATCTGCAGGCTTTTGGCGAATGCGATTTGGCGTTGGTTGCGCCCAATCAGCCGCATAGCTGGCAGGCCGCGGCACGCAACGATGGGCACAAAATTGAGTTGCAAGTGGTGTTATTTCGGCTTGATTGGCTGGTTTCGCTGGCCGAAAACGGCATGCCAGAATTACGCCATCTGTGCCAATGGCTGGCCAATATCCGCCAAGGCGTCGTCTTTAGCGCGAGTTGCACGCAAACCATCATACCGCGCTTAGCGCATTTGCATGAGCTCAGCGGTTTAAAACGCCTAACCGCCCTACTCGATATTTTAACTGAGCTAGAACACGACCCTGCGCCGCGTTTTATTGATGGGCAACTCAGCCAGCTCGACCCAGATCGCCGTTTAGTGCGCGCGATGGCGCATTTACAAGATCACTATCAACACACAATCACGCTCGAACAACTCGCCCAAGTCGCCACTTGCAGCACGACCACGCTCAAGCGCCTGTTTGCGCAGCAAATGCAATCGAGCTTTAGCCAAGAGCTGACTCGGCTGCGCATTGCCCATGCCTGCAACCTGCTGCTGACCACCGAACGCGGAATAGATTGGGTGGCCAGCCAAAGCGGCTACCCGTGTTTAAGCCATTTTTATCAACAATTTAGCGAGCGTCAGGGCATGACGCCGAATGCGTTTCGCAAGCAAAGTAAAACCAGCGTCTCAGCCTAG
- the purL gene encoding phosphoribosylformylglycinamidine synthase, with amino-acid sequence MANVLQLRGGTALSPFRIEKLASALAAQGLTVNLYAEYWHFVELGSELAKEAALSADEQAVLERILSYGEPAQPALAIGAPILVLPRLGTISPWSSKATDIALHCGLQGKVARIERGMAVYASKADGSALSTAEKNTLLPLIHDRMTEQVFDGLAAGNELFRHFEPTELKSVDILGGGQAALEQANVEYGLALSSDEIEYLVANFTKLGRNPTDVELTMFAQANSEHCRHKIFNANFIIDGQAQDYSLFGMIRETHKASPEGTVVAYSDNSSVIEGAEIERFFPASNGAEYGFEKQKTHILMKVETHNHPTAISPFPGAATGSGGEIRDEGATGRGSKPKAGLCGFTVSNLNVPGYVQDWESPAYGKPDRIASALDIMIEGPIGAAAFNNEFGRPNLAGYFRTFELDVNGERRGYHKPIMIAGGLGNINDAHVTKNGLPDGSLLIQLGGPGMLIGMGGGAASSMDTGANAADLDFDSVQRGNPEMERRCQEVIDRCWQLGDKNPIQSIHDVGAGGISNAFPELVNDAGMGAVFNLRKVNIEEHGMAPKEIWSNESQERYVLGIHPNDLLTFEAICERERCPFAVIGHTTDERHLTVEDPHFGNKPVDMPMDVLLGKPPKMTRDVTRVKPELKVFDSSALDLKESLYKVLQLPSVADKSFLINIGDRTVGGYTARDQMVGPWQIPVADVAVTTMGYNTLQGEAMAMGERTPLALISAPASGRMAVGEALTNLAAAPIAKLGDVKLSANWMAPAGHSGEDANLYDTVKAVGLELCRELGVSIPVGKDSLSMKTVWEDGAEKKSVVAPLSLIISGFAPVTDVTKTLTPQLVTGEDTDLLLIDLGTGKCRLGGSALAQVNAEIGNWAPDVVSVEHLKSFFATVQKLNADGKILAYHDRSDGGLIATISEMMFASHCGVTLEIDELCIDRRVRQRQQDEITPEDVARAENGRVMGVLFNEELGAVLQVRRSDTAAVIAAFMHAHLAGELHVIGTTNHDDKLKIKKRNRMLLEEPRVSLQQAWSKTSWQVQRLRDNPECADAEYARIADKSDKGLFAKLTFNPSEDIAAPYISKGAKPRIAILREQGVNGHIEMGAAFNRAGFAATDVHMSDVIAGRVNLADFMGLAACGGFSYGDVLGAGEGWAKSILFNAAARAQFEAFFNRADTFGLGVCNGCQMMANLSGIIPGAEHWPKFTRNQSEQFEARFVTVEVPKSPSLFFNGMAGSQMPVVVSHGEGFANFSQQGDINKALVAMRYVDSHGKPTQQYPLNPNGSPNAIAGVTTPDGRFSIMMPHPERVFRTVQNSWHPSDWEEDGAWMRMFRNARAFLG; translated from the coding sequence ATGGCCAATGTGCTCCAACTACGCGGCGGTACCGCCCTTTCACCGTTTCGGATTGAAAAACTCGCATCTGCGCTCGCCGCGCAAGGACTAACTGTTAACCTCTACGCCGAGTACTGGCACTTCGTCGAATTAGGCTCTGAACTCGCTAAGGAAGCGGCCTTAAGCGCCGACGAGCAAGCCGTGCTTGAGCGTATTCTGAGCTACGGCGAACCAGCTCAGCCTGCACTCGCGATCGGTGCTCCGATTTTGGTCTTGCCACGTTTGGGCACGATTTCACCATGGTCTTCGAAAGCGACCGATATCGCTTTGCACTGCGGCTTGCAAGGCAAAGTGGCCCGCATTGAGCGCGGCATGGCCGTCTACGCCAGCAAAGCGGATGGCTCGGCGCTGTCTACTGCAGAAAAAAATACACTGTTGCCGCTGATTCACGATCGCATGACCGAGCAAGTGTTTGACGGCTTGGCGGCGGGTAATGAACTATTCCGCCACTTTGAGCCGACTGAACTCAAATCAGTTGATATCCTCGGTGGTGGTCAAGCTGCGCTAGAACAAGCCAACGTTGAATACGGCCTGGCCTTGTCTAGCGACGAAATTGAATATTTGGTGGCTAACTTCACCAAACTCGGTCGCAACCCAACCGACGTTGAATTGACGATGTTCGCTCAGGCTAACTCTGAGCATTGCCGTCACAAAATTTTTAACGCGAACTTCATCATCGACGGCCAAGCGCAAGATTACAGCTTGTTCGGCATGATTCGCGAAACGCATAAAGCCTCTCCAGAAGGCACGGTCGTTGCCTACTCGGACAACTCATCCGTCATCGAAGGCGCAGAAATCGAGCGCTTCTTCCCTGCCAGCAACGGCGCAGAATACGGCTTTGAAAAGCAAAAAACCCACATTCTGATGAAAGTGGAAACGCACAATCACCCAACGGCGATTTCTCCGTTCCCCGGCGCGGCAACGGGCTCGGGCGGCGAGATTCGTGACGAAGGCGCAACGGGTCGCGGCTCAAAACCAAAAGCCGGTTTGTGCGGTTTTACCGTGTCGAACTTGAACGTGCCAGGCTACGTACAAGACTGGGAAAGCCCAGCGTACGGCAAACCAGATCGCATCGCTTCGGCGCTCGACATTATGATCGAAGGCCCGATTGGCGCAGCGGCGTTTAATAATGAATTTGGTCGCCCGAACTTGGCCGGCTACTTCCGTACGTTTGAGCTGGACGTGAACGGCGAGCGCCGCGGCTACCACAAACCGATTATGATCGCGGGTGGTTTGGGCAATATCAACGACGCGCACGTAACCAAAAACGGCCTGCCAGATGGCTCATTGCTGATTCAACTCGGCGGCCCAGGCATGTTGATCGGGATGGGCGGTGGCGCTGCGTCATCAATGGACACTGGCGCGAACGCAGCGGATCTCGATTTTGATTCGGTACAGCGCGGCAACCCAGAAATGGAACGCCGTTGTCAGGAAGTGATCGATCGCTGCTGGCAGCTGGGCGACAAAAACCCGATCCAGTCGATCCACGACGTCGGCGCAGGCGGTATCTCAAATGCCTTCCCAGAACTGGTGAACGACGCAGGCATGGGCGCGGTGTTTAACTTGCGTAAAGTGAACATCGAAGAACACGGCATGGCGCCAAAAGAAATCTGGTCGAACGAATCGCAAGAGCGTTATGTGCTCGGCATTCACCCGAACGATTTGCTGACTTTTGAAGCAATTTGCGAGCGCGAGCGTTGCCCGTTTGCGGTGATCGGCCACACCACTGACGAGCGCCATTTGACGGTGGAAGACCCGCATTTTGGCAATAAGCCAGTCGATATGCCGATGGATGTCTTGCTCGGCAAGCCACCAAAAATGACGCGTGATGTGACACGCGTGAAGCCAGAGCTTAAAGTATTCGATTCATCAGCTCTCGATTTGAAAGAGTCGCTGTATAAAGTATTGCAATTGCCTTCAGTGGCGGACAAATCGTTCCTGATTAATATCGGCGATCGTACTGTTGGCGGCTACACGGCGCGCGACCAAATGGTTGGTCCATGGCAAATTCCAGTGGCTGACGTTGCGGTTACTACCATGGGGTATAACACGCTACAAGGCGAAGCAATGGCCATGGGTGAACGCACCCCTCTAGCTTTGATTTCAGCCCCAGCATCTGGCCGTATGGCTGTCGGTGAAGCGCTGACCAACTTGGCCGCTGCGCCAATCGCTAAATTGGGCGACGTGAAATTATCGGCCAACTGGATGGCGCCAGCTGGCCACTCAGGCGAAGACGCAAACCTGTACGACACAGTGAAAGCAGTGGGTCTTGAGCTGTGCCGCGAATTGGGCGTGTCGATCCCAGTGGGTAAAGACTCGTTGTCGATGAAAACAGTGTGGGAAGACGGCGCTGAGAAAAAATCGGTCGTTGCGCCACTGTCGCTGATTATCTCTGGCTTTGCGCCAGTGACTGATGTGACCAAAACGCTGACGCCACAATTGGTGACAGGTGAAGACACCGACTTGTTGCTGATCGACTTGGGCACGGGCAAATGCCGTCTGGGCGGCTCGGCCTTGGCGCAAGTGAATGCCGAAATTGGTAATTGGGCGCCGGATGTTGTGAGCGTTGAGCACCTGAAATCATTCTTTGCCACAGTGCAAAAACTGAACGCTGACGGCAAGATTTTGGCTTACCACGATCGTTCGGACGGCGGCTTGATCGCGACGATTTCTGAAATGATGTTCGCCAGCCATTGCGGCGTAACGCTGGAAATCGACGAACTGTGTATCGACCGTCGTGTTCGCCAACGCCAGCAAGACGAAATTACGCCAGAAGACGTAGCGCGCGCTGAAAATGGCCGCGTAATGGGCGTGTTGTTCAATGAAGAATTGGGCGCGGTATTGCAAGTTCGTCGTAGCGATACGGCCGCGGTCATCGCTGCATTTATGCACGCCCACTTGGCTGGTGAGTTGCACGTGATTGGTACCACCAACCACGACGACAAGCTGAAAATCAAGAAACGCAACCGCATGTTGCTCGAAGAGCCACGCGTGAGCTTGCAACAAGCGTGGAGCAAAACCAGCTGGCAAGTTCAACGTCTACGCGACAATCCAGAATGCGCCGATGCTGAATACGCGCGAATTGCGGACAAGAGCGATAAAGGCCTGTTCGCCAAACTGACGTTCAACCCATCGGAAGACATCGCTGCGCCGTATATCTCCAAAGGCGCAAAACCACGCATCGCCATCTTGCGCGAGCAAGGCGTGAACGGTCACATCGAAATGGGCGCGGCGTTTAACCGTGCTGGCTTTGCAGCAACCGACGTTCACATGAGCGACGTGATTGCTGGCCGTGTGAATTTGGCTGACTTTATGGGCTTGGCGGCTTGCGGTGGTTTCTCGTACGGTGACGTATTGGGCGCAGGTGAAGGTTGGGCGAAATCGATTCTGTTTAACGCCGCAGCGCGTGCGCAGTTTGAAGCGTTCTTCAACCGCGCCGACACCTTCGGCTTGGGCGTGTGTAACGGTTGCCAAATGATGGCCAACTTGTCAGGCATTATCCCGGGCGCTGAACACTGGCCGAAATTTACTCGCAACCAGAGTGAGCAGTTTGAAGCGCGCTTTGTCACGGTAGAAGTGCCAAAATCGCCATCACTGTTCTTCAACGGCATGGCGGGCAGCCAAATGCCAGTTGTTGTGAGCCACGGTGAAGGTTTTGCGAACTTTAGCCAGCAAGGCGATATTAACAAGGCGCTGGTTGCAATGCGCTATGTCGATAGCCACGGCAAGCCGACGCAGCAATACCCGCTAAACCCGAACGGCAGTCCGAACGCGATCGCCGGTGTAACGACGCCTGACGGCCGCTTCAGCATCATGATGCCGCACCCAGAGCGCGTATTCCGCACCGTACAAAACAGCTGGCACCCAAGCGATTGGGAAGAAGACGGCGCATGGATGCGTATGTTCCGCAACGCTAGAGCCTTCCTAGGCTAA